Proteins from a genomic interval of Arvicanthis niloticus isolate mArvNil1 chromosome 26, mArvNil1.pat.X, whole genome shotgun sequence:
- the Scn4b gene encoding sodium channel regulatory subunit beta-4, with translation MSRAGNRGNTQARWLGTGLLGLFLLPMYLSLEVSVGKATTIYATNGSSILLPCTFSSCYGFENLYFRWSYNNSETYRILIDGIVKNDKSDPKVKVKDDDRITLEGSTKEKMNNISILLSDLDFTDTGRYTCFVRNPKERDLNNSATIFLQVVNKLEEVDNTVTLIILAVVGGVIGLLVCILLLKKLITFILKKTREKKKECLVSSSGNDNTENGLPGSKAEEKPPTKV, from the exons ATGTCCCGGGCTGGGAACCGAGGCAATACTCAGGCGAGATGGCTGGGCACTGGGCTTTTGG GTCTCTTCCTGCTCCCCATGTACCTGTCGCTGGAGGTATCTGTGGGAAAGGCCACCACCATCTACGCTACCAACGGCTCATCGATCCTGCTGCCGTGTACCTTCTCCAGCTGCTATGGCTTTGAGAACCTCTACTTCAGGTGGTCCTACAATAACAGCGAAACATACAGGATT CTCATCGACGGGATCGTGAAGAATGATAAATCTGACCCTAAGGTGAAAGTGAAGGATGATGACCGAATCACCCTGGAGGGCTCCACTAAGGAGAAGATGAATAACATCTCCATCCTTTTAAGTGATCTGGATTTCACTGACACAGGCAGATACACCTGCTTCGTGAGGAACCCCAAGGAGAGAGACCTGAACAACTCTGCCACCATTTTCCTCCAAGTGGTTAATAAAT TGGAAGAAGTGGACAACACGGTGACGCTTATCATCCTGGCTGTGGTGGGTGGGGTCATTGGACTTCTCGTCTGCATCCTGCTGCTGAAGAAACTCATCACCTTCATCCTGAAGAAGACCCGAGAGAAGAA gAAGGAGTGTCTCGTGAGTTCCTCTGGGAACGACAACACAGAGAATGGGCTGCCTGGCTCCAAGGCGGAAGAAAAGCCACCCACCAAAGTATGA